The Streptomyces sp. NBC_00659 genomic interval GCCCAGCGGCGAACGGCGGGGCATCGCCTCGCTCGCGGCCCGCTTCGCGGCGAAGGAGGCGCTCGCCAAGGCGCTGGGCGCCCCGGCGGGGCTGCACTGGACGGACGCCGAGGTCTACGTGGAGGACAGCGGCCGGCCGAGGCTGCGCGTGAAGGGCACGGTGGCGGCCTGCGCGGCCGAACTGGGCGTGGCCTCCTGGCACGTGTCGCTCAGTCACGACGCCGGGGTGGCCTCGGCGGTGGTGGTGGCGGAGGGATAACCGGGCCGCCGCTTTCGGGCGGAGGGTACGGAGACCGCGGGCCCGCCGGAGGGCAGGGAGCCGCGGGACCGTCGCCTTCGGGCGCAGCGGTAAGGGACTTGCCGGGTCCGCTCCGGACGGGGATCAACGGGCCCCTACAGCGCCTGTTTGGCGCGGGCGGCCGTGCGGCGGACGGTGGCGGTTGCGGCAACGACGCCGGGACCCCGGACGAAGATCACGGGCCGCAGGGCGCCGCCGGGGTTCCGGACAGGGCTCGCAGGCCCGCACGGTGCCGGGGAGCGCGCACGGGACGTGCCGGTGCGGGAGACTCGGCGTCATGCGTACTGCGTACTGCGTGGAGACCGTGAGGGCCGCCGAGCGGGAGCTGATGGAACGGCTCCCCGAAGGGGCGTTGATGCAGCGGGCGGCCGCCGGGCTCGCCGCCGCCTGCGCGGACCTGATGGGCCGGGTGTACGCCCGCAGGGTGGTGCTGCTGGTGGGCAGCGGGGACAACGGCGGCGACGCCCTGTACGCGGGGGCGCGCCTCGCCCGGCGCGGGGCCGGTGTCACCGCGGTGCTGCTCGCCCCCGAGAGGACCCACCCGGGAGGACTGGCCGCGCTGCTGCGCGCCGGAGGGACCTCGGCCGCGCCCGGCGCCGCCGAACCGCTCCTGCGGCGGGCCGACCTCGTGGTCGACGGCATCGTCGGGATCGGCGGCAAGGGCGGGCTGCGGCCGGAGGCCGCGCGACTCGCCGAACTCGCGCGCGCCTCGCGGGCCGCCGTCGTCGCCGTCGACCTCCCGTCCGGTGTCGAGGCGGACACCGGGGAGGTGCTCGGCGCGGCCGTCCGCGCCGACCTCACCGTCACCTTCGGCACCCACAAGCCGGGGCTGCTCATCGACCCGGCGCGCGGGTACGCCGGTTCCGTACGCCTTGTCGACATCGGGCTCGACCTGCCGGACCCGGCCGACGTGGAGGCGCTCCAGCACGCCGATGTCGCGGCCCGGCTGCCCTTTCCGGGCGCGGAGAGCGACAAGTACCGGCGCGGTGTCGTCGGGATCGCCGCCGGGTCCGCCCGCTATCCCGGGGCGGCGGTCCTCGCCGTGGCCGGGGCGCTGCGCGGCGGCGCCGGGGCGGTGCGGTACGTCGGGCCGGCCGCGGACGCCGTCGTCACCCGCTTCCCCGAGGTACTGGTCTCCGCGGCGGGACCTTCGAAGGCGGGGCGGGTGCAGGCCTGGGTGGTGGGCCCCGGGGCCGGGGACGACGCCTCGGCGGTCGAGGAGGTGCTCGCCGCGGACGTGCCGGTGCTGGTGGACGCGGACGGGCTGCGGCTCGCCGACCGGGGGGCCGTGCGGGCCCGTACCGCGCCGACGCTGATGACCCCGCACGCCGGGGAGGCCGCCGCGCTGCTCGGGGTCGCCCGCGAGGCGGTGGAGGAGGCCCGGCTGGCCTCCGTACGGGAACTGGCGGGGCTGTACGGGGCGACGGTCCTCCTCAAGGGGGCGACGACCCTGGTCGCCGGCCCCACGGGCGGCGCGGTGCGGGTGAACGCCACCGGGACCGCTTGGCTGGCCACCGCGGGGAGCGGGGACGTGCTGTCGGGACTCGCGGGGTCGCTGCTGGCGTCGGGGCTCTCCGCGCTCGACGCGGGCAGCGTCGCCGCGTATCTGCACGGACTCGCCGGCCGCTTCGCGGCGGACGGCGCCCCCGCGGGTGCCCACGACGTGGCCGAGGCCCTGCCGGAGGCCTGGCGCGACATCCTCGACTGACCCCGTCCGGACCGGCGCCGCCCCCTCTGACCCCGCATCGCCCGGCGCCAGCTGGACCGACCCCGCCTCGACCGGCCCCGCCTCGACCGGCCCGGGGCGCCGGGGAGCGGGTGTCGCGGGCGTTGCACAGATCGGGGGACCTTGTGCGTGTGGCGCCCCCGGGGCGCGCGTGATGTTGCGTATGTCTGTTCGCGTGATGAGCAGACGAAGGGTGTGCCGGGGGATCGCGGTGCTGCTGACGGTGGTTGCGGCCGTGCCCGTGGGGGCGGTGGCGGCCACGTCCGCTCCGCTGCCGCCCGCCTCCGGGCGGGTGGGCGAGCCGGGGCCCGGTGCGGCGGGAGGACCGCGTCCGTCCTGGCCGGGCGACGCCCCGGACGGCCGGATGGCGTCGGCGGCCGCGGCGGCCATGGGCATGCCCGCCGCGGGGAGGGGCGTGCGGGACCTGCCCGGGGGCATGCGCGGGCCGGTCACGACTACGCCGGTCACGACTACGCCGGGCACGTCCGGGCCGCTCGGGTCCGGGTCGTCCGGGTCCGGGTCGTCCGGGTCCGGGCCGGTCACCTTCGCGCCGCTCGGGTCCGACCCGGCCGGGATCCGACCGCCCGGGTCGGCGCCGAGGGATCCCGCGTCGGCGGGGCCCGCGTCGGTCGGGTTCGCGCCCGTCGGGCCGGGCCCGGTCACGTCCGGGCCGGGCGCCTCCCCCTCGTCCGGCGCGGCGGGCGCCCGGCCCGCGGTGGCGTGCGGCGGGCGCGGGGGTCCGTACCAGCGGCAGGCCGAGCGGTGGCTGGGGCTGAGGGTGGACGGGAAGCAGTCGGCGGCCGACTGCCGAGTCATCCGCGACTTCCAGAAGAAGCACGGGATCGAGCCCGCCACCGGGATCGCCGGACCGGCGACCTGGGCCCGCATGCGGGCGCTGTCGGCCCCGGCCCACAGCGCCCCGCACGCCCGCCCCCTTCGCGGCTGCCCGGTCCGCTCCTACCGCGTCGCCTGTGTCGACCTCACCCACAAGCGCACCTGGGTGCAGCAGCGGGGCCGGATCCTGTACGGCCCGGTGCCGATGCGCAGCGGCGGGGTCCGGCACCCCACCCGCACCGGCTGGTTCAGGATCTACTGGAGGCACCGTCACCACTGGTCCACCCTGTACGACAGCCCCATGCCGTACGCCCAGTTCTTCAGCGGCGGGCAGGCCTTCCACGCCGTCCGCGGCAGCATCCGTACCGTCGGCGGCTCCATGGGCTGCGTGAATCTGCGGCCCGCCGACGCCCGAGGGCTCTGGAAGGTGCTCAGGAA includes:
- a CDS encoding holo-ACP synthase, whose translation is MSIIGVGIDVAEIDRFRASLERTPGLAERLFVESELLLPSGERRGIASLAARFAAKEALAKALGAPAGLHWTDAEVYVEDSGRPRLRVKGTVAACAAELGVASWHVSLSHDAGVASAVVVAEG
- a CDS encoding L,D-transpeptidase family protein, giving the protein MSRRRVCRGIAVLLTVVAAVPVGAVAATSAPLPPASGRVGEPGPGAAGGPRPSWPGDAPDGRMASAAAAAMGMPAAGRGVRDLPGGMRGPVTTTPVTTTPGTSGPLGSGSSGSGSSGSGPVTFAPLGSDPAGIRPPGSAPRDPASAGPASVGFAPVGPGPVTSGPGASPSSGAAGARPAVACGGRGGPYQRQAERWLGLRVDGKQSAADCRVIRDFQKKHGIEPATGIAGPATWARMRALSAPAHSAPHARPLRGCPVRSYRVACVDLTHKRTWVQQRGRILYGPVPMRSGGVRHPTRTGWFRIYWRHRHHWSTLYDSPMPYAQFFSGGQAFHAVRGSIRTVGGSMGCVNLRPADARGLWKVLRKGDHVYVWGRRPRG
- a CDS encoding NAD(P)H-hydrate dehydratase — its product is MRTAYCVETVRAAERELMERLPEGALMQRAAAGLAAACADLMGRVYARRVVLLVGSGDNGGDALYAGARLARRGAGVTAVLLAPERTHPGGLAALLRAGGTSAAPGAAEPLLRRADLVVDGIVGIGGKGGLRPEAARLAELARASRAAVVAVDLPSGVEADTGEVLGAAVRADLTVTFGTHKPGLLIDPARGYAGSVRLVDIGLDLPDPADVEALQHADVAARLPFPGAESDKYRRGVVGIAAGSARYPGAAVLAVAGALRGGAGAVRYVGPAADAVVTRFPEVLVSAAGPSKAGRVQAWVVGPGAGDDASAVEEVLAADVPVLVDADGLRLADRGAVRARTAPTLMTPHAGEAAALLGVAREAVEEARLASVRELAGLYGATVLLKGATTLVAGPTGGAVRVNATGTAWLATAGSGDVLSGLAGSLLASGLSALDAGSVAAYLHGLAGRFAADGAPAGAHDVAEALPEAWRDILD